One genomic region from Ammospiza nelsoni isolate bAmmNel1 chromosome 13, bAmmNel1.pri, whole genome shotgun sequence encodes:
- the OGFOD1 gene encoding prolyl 3-hydroxylase OGFOD1 yields the protein MATKRRGAAAPAAAKRGRREARAELCAALGDAALRERAGAAWARGERLRHDAVVLEPAPFRHGVIPGFLAGSAFAEALRDELLGLDFRGRRNDLLSLQQSEELGASPEPHVAALRHALCEEFQVWLSAVTQIELEPTIDISCAKYEYTDVLLCHDDELEGRRIAFILYLVPPWEKSDGGTLDLYSTDEHFQPQQITKSLVPSWNTLVFFEVSPVSFHQVSEVLSQKCRLSVSGWFHGPSVARPARHIEAPLARSPHIPCDHEILYEWINQVYLDLDSQAQIQEEFEERSEILLKDFLKKEKYQLLCEALENKEIQWSSRGPANKRLYEAAEEDSLPDTLKKFLQLLRSEALFLLLSNFTGLKLHFLAPSDEDEDAGEGQAADTSGHSSPKPEQEEAEQPVNGNSHQPHQPESSPEAQDSETQSSSGSPVCAGELRRWTHGHYTLVHDSQATEFALDLLFFCGCEDWDPEYGGFTSYIAKGEDEELLTVNPEDNCLALVYRDKETMKFVKYINHRSLARLNKHPNKTGFWDFSFVYYE from the exons ATGGCCACCAAGCGTCGCGGAGCGGCAGCGCCGGCGGCGGCGAAGCGCGGGAGGCGCGAGGCGCGCGCGGAGCTCTGCGCGGCCCTCGGGGACGCGGCGCTGCGGGAGCGCGCAGGGGCGGCCTGGGCCCGCGGGGAGCGGCTCCGGCACG ATGCGGTGGTGCTGGAGCCGGCCCCGTTCCGGCACGGTGTCATTCCCGGTTTTCTGGCGGGCTCGGCTTTCGCGGAGGCGCTGCGGGATGAACTGCTGGGTCTCGATTTCCGCGGGCGGCGCAACGACCTCCTCTCGCTGCAGCAG TCCGAGGAGCTGGGGGCAAGCCCGGAGCCCCACGTCGCTGCCCTGAG GCATGCTCTGTGTGAAGAATTCCAAGTGTGGCTTTCTGCTGTGACCCAGATAGAGCTGGAGCCAACTATTGACATATCCTGTGCTAAATATGAATATACTG ATGTGTTGCTGTGCCACGATGATGAGCTGGAAGGTCGCAGAATCGCCTTCATCCTGTACCTCGTCCCACCCTGGGAGAAAAGTGATGGGGGAACGTTGGATCTGTACAGCACAGATG aACACTTTCAGCCACAGCAGATCACCAAGTCATTAGTGCCTTCATGGAACACCCTGGTTTTCTTTGAAGTGTCTCCAGTCTCTTTCCACCAG GTGTCAGAGGTTCTGTCACAGAAGTGCCGTCTGTCCGTGAGCGGTTGGTTCCACGGCCCCTCCGTGGCCAGGCCTGCACGGCACATTGAAGCCCCCTTGGCCAGGAGCCCACACATCCCCTGTGAT CATGAAATATTGTATGAGTGGATCAATCAAGTTTATTTGGACCTGGACTCCCAAGCTCAAATCCAGGAGGAATTTGAGGAGCGATCAGAAATTCTCCTGAAAGACTTTCTTAAG AAAGAGAAATACCAACTACTATGTGAAGCATTGGAGAACAAAGAGATCCAGTGGAGTAGTCGGGGGCCAGCCAATAAAAG ACTCTATGAGGCAGCAGAGGAAGACAGCCTCCCAGACACCCTGAAGaaattcctgcagctgctgcgcTCTGAGGCCTTATTTTTACTGCTTTCCAACTTCACTGGCCTAAAACTGCACTTCCTGGCTCCCTCTGATGAGGATGAAGACGCTGGGGAGGGACAAGCAGCAGACACCAGTGGGCACAGCAGTCCCAAACCTGAGCAGGAAGAGGCTGAACAACCAGTTAATGGCAATTCCCATCAGCCACAccagcctgagagcagccctgaagcACAGGACAGTGAGACACAGAGCA GCTCGGGCAGCCCTGTGTGTGCGGGGGAGCTGCGGCGCTGGACCCACGGGCACTACACTCTGGTCCATGACTCTCAAGCCACAGAATTTGCTCTTGACCTGCTCTTCTTCTGTGGCTGTGAAG aCTGGGATCCTGAATATGGTGGCTTTACTTCCTACATTGCTAAAGGTGAAGATGAAGAG CTGTTGACAGTGAATCCAGAGGACAACTGCTTGGCCTTAGTTTATAGAGACAAAGAAACGATGAAGTTTGTGAAATACATCAACCATCGAAGCTTGGCACGCCTGAACAAGCATCCAAACAAAACAGGATTTTGGGACTTTTCCTTTGTCTATTATGAGTGA
- the NUDT21 gene encoding cleavage and polyadenylation specificity factor subunit 5, protein MSVVPPNRSQTGWPRGVNQFGNKYIQQTKPLTLERTINLYPLTNYTFGTKEPLYEKDSSVAARFQRMREEFDKIGMRRTVEGVLIVHEHRLPHVLLLQLGTTFFKLPGGELNPGEDEVEGLKRLMTEILGRQDGVQQDWVIDDCIGNWWRPNFEPPQYPYIPAHITKPKEHKKLFLVQLQEKALFAVPKNYKLVAAPLFELYDNAPGYGPIISSLPQLLSRFNFIYN, encoded by the exons ATGTCCGTGGTGCCGCCCAACCGCTCGCAGACCGGCTGGCCCCGCGGGGTGAACCAGTTCGGGAACAAGTACATCCAGCAGACGAAGCCGCTCACGCTGGAAAGGACCATCAACCT GTATCCCCTGACAAATTACACGTTTGGCACCAAGGAGCCCCTCTATGAGAAGGACAGCTCCGTGGCAGCTCGGTTCCAGCGCATGAGGGAGGAGTTTGACAAGATTGGCATGAGGCGGACGGTGGAAGGAGTTCTGATTGTGcatgagcacaggctgccccaCGTGCTCTTACTGCAGCTGGGTACAACTTTTTTCAAACT ACCTGGTGGTGAACTCAATCCAGGAGAAGATGAGGTAGAAGGGCTCAAACGCTTAATGACAGAG ATACTGGGTCGTCAGGATGGTGTTCAGCAAGACTGGGTGATTGATGACTGCATTGGCAACTGGTGGAGACCAAACTTTGAACCTCCCCAG TACCCATATATCCCAGCTCATATTACAAAGccaaaagaacacaaaaagctttttttggtCCAGCTTCAAGAAAAGG CTTTGTTTGCAGTCCCCAAAAATTACAAGCTGGTTGCTGCACCATTGTTTGAGCTCTATGACAATGCACCAGGATATGGCCCTATTATTTCCAGCCTTCCTCAGCTTTTGAGCAG GTTCAACTTTATTTACAACTGA